A stretch of Treponema vincentii F0403 DNA encodes these proteins:
- a CDS encoding undecaprenyl-diphosphate phosphatase has translation MTVIQAIFLGAVQGIAEFLPISSSGHLAVAEYFLGHTDVPIIFDILLHIATLGAVCIVFYKQIWRLLTVLGRFIIRKNTPEDSADLKLIAALLISTAVTGVLGIVLKDVVQAKNMLFIAVCFIITGIVLLISSKIQPKSNTAVPSVLQAVIIGAAQGVGVLPGISRSGSTIAAALLTGVSREKAGEYSFLLSIPAILAAFIFELKSADTISGSIGAAALIAGMLTAFIVGFFALTFLLKLIRKGKLGLFAYYLIPAGIILFGAVSIFHL, from the coding sequence ATGACGGTTATACAAGCAATTTTTCTCGGCGCCGTTCAAGGTATTGCCGAATTTCTTCCGATTTCGAGCTCCGGCCATCTCGCCGTAGCCGAATACTTTTTGGGGCATACCGATGTTCCCATTATCTTCGATATCTTGCTGCATATCGCGACGCTCGGTGCGGTCTGCATTGTGTTTTACAAACAGATATGGCGGCTTTTGACCGTACTCGGCCGGTTTATCATCAGAAAAAATACGCCGGAGGACAGCGCGGACCTAAAACTGATTGCTGCACTGCTTATTTCTACTGCCGTTACCGGTGTTCTCGGCATCGTATTGAAAGATGTTGTGCAGGCAAAAAATATGCTGTTTATCGCGGTCTGTTTTATCATCACCGGTATTGTGCTTTTGATTTCGTCTAAAATTCAGCCGAAATCCAATACAGCCGTACCGTCCGTATTGCAAGCGGTCATTATCGGAGCGGCGCAGGGCGTCGGAGTGCTTCCGGGGATTTCCCGTTCCGGCTCCACAATCGCAGCGGCGCTGTTAACCGGCGTAAGCCGTGAAAAGGCCGGCGAGTATTCTTTTCTTCTTTCCATTCCGGCCATTCTCGCAGCGTTTATCTTTGAGCTGAAATCGGCCGATACCATAAGCGGTTCTATCGGCGCCGCAGCGCTGATTGCTGGGATGCTGACCGCCTTTATCGTAGGTTTTTTCGCATTGACCTTTCTGCTTAAATTAATACGGAAGGGCAAGCTCGGCCTATTTGCGTATTATCTTATTCCGGCGGGAATCATATTGTTCGGCGCAGTCAGTATTTTTCATCTATAA
- a CDS encoding DNA translocase FtsK: MGNRENRFRILAVVLSVLFFCAGIVLTLGIFLPITGLVPASYKLFAVGQRIFSVYGFSSFLIPLLFLYGAVLLLIPGWSRESKAVLLGVPLYFVTAIIGERLIYIFVPSVSIPLIRQFVTVSILICALLLICFEIFLMLTLSEKLSGKRFFVRTPSVKDNAAETDTASEHDTEEGGDTDEEPALQTPPVEAAMPTTAAATEEEETPTEASLSTPEAAAAKAVEAPDSPETEQAAAESADASVPQQGTANSGLTHPVETADTAAAAQSEMIQTEQTPPIQPDAPEMNAAAKVSATGDDLPLLENIEEEEQPLPLSTPLSAVMDIRGEEAERPVFDPADPNNLFASLEEITAPVERIKRTDSSEPEPEIPTPDAQISAAAEKTFTSPDAQIAETTETIGQFHSGIPIQEEAPIQESPAPTLPEGAADSIPEIPESAAPAASQTDSIPQAVSHTETEEPEMPLVFVNGVPLPNGRSEILDTMVVIDSEKPEAAAEETSAHSASDPSVRDNADTGIAIETQETDSTIDMADAQIGEDIAVSGFDVQDEEDIEDSEAETDIGAEAAVVSDENTIEADLAIEDFDARSGEKAESGEAAMEADEELEPGADGGKTEADTDSSESEADRELDSNADEVFLETIDQTVPVIPAKPVPPPQPRKKYAIPFDLLTNYPDGEYWVVDDATRRSALMLKSTFNEFKIDVSITGIRKGPVVTMFEMLPSPGIKLSKITNLQDNIALRLAASSVRIVAPIPGKHAVGIEVPNKKRSIVSFRELIETDLPEAAKMAIPVALGKDVTGNPQVFDLAQTPHLLIAGATGSGKSVCVNSIILSILYNRRPDEVKLILVDPKIVELKLYNDIAHLLTPVITEPKRAFQALQYALCEMERRYALLDNMGVRDIKTFNAKIKSERIATEALPYIVIIIDEFADLMATSGKELEATVARLCAMSRAVGIHLVLATQRPSIDVITGLIKANIPSRIAFMVASKTDSRIILDEMGAEKLLGKGDMLYVSAARPFPTRIQGAFVSEQEVERVVACVKEYCEPEYIDEEIFVDDDDEPYDNAVFSDDNDPLYEQALEIVTFAGKASASYVQRKLKIGYNRAARLIEEMEARGIVGPANGSKAREVIRHV, encoded by the coding sequence ATGGGAAACCGAGAAAATCGATTTAGAATATTAGCAGTTGTTTTAAGCGTGCTGTTTTTTTGCGCCGGTATTGTATTGACGCTCGGCATTTTTCTGCCGATTACCGGATTGGTTCCGGCGAGCTATAAGCTGTTTGCCGTAGGGCAGCGGATCTTTTCGGTATACGGCTTCTCTTCTTTTTTAATTCCGCTTCTCTTTTTATACGGAGCGGTATTGCTGCTGATTCCCGGCTGGTCGCGCGAATCGAAAGCAGTGCTGCTCGGGGTTCCGCTCTATTTTGTTACCGCAATCATCGGCGAACGGCTCATCTATATTTTTGTTCCGTCCGTTTCCATCCCCCTCATCAGGCAATTTGTAACCGTTTCGATATTGATCTGCGCATTGCTGCTCATCTGTTTTGAAATTTTTTTGATGCTGACACTGAGTGAAAAACTCTCCGGCAAACGTTTCTTTGTGCGCACTCCCTCTGTAAAAGATAACGCTGCCGAAACCGATACAGCTTCCGAACATGATACGGAAGAAGGCGGCGATACGGATGAAGAGCCTGCACTTCAAACGCCGCCGGTGGAAGCGGCGATGCCGACGACAGCAGCCGCAACAGAAGAAGAGGAAACGCCGACAGAAGCATCACTATCGACGCCGGAAGCTGCGGCAGCAAAAGCGGTGGAAGCGCCGGATTCGCCCGAAACGGAACAAGCCGCAGCCGAGTCTGCAGACGCTTCGGTTCCACAGCAGGGAACGGCAAACAGCGGGTTAACTCATCCGGTAGAAACGGCAGATACCGCAGCTGCTGCGCAATCGGAAATGATTCAAACCGAACAAACACCGCCGATTCAACCGGATGCTCCTGAAATGAACGCCGCCGCTAAAGTATCGGCGACAGGAGATGACCTTCCTTTATTGGAAAATATCGAGGAGGAAGAGCAGCCTCTCCCGCTGTCAACCCCGTTATCGGCGGTTATGGATATACGGGGAGAAGAGGCTGAACGCCCTGTCTTTGACCCCGCCGATCCCAACAACCTGTTTGCCAGCTTGGAAGAAATTACCGCGCCTGTCGAACGCATCAAGCGCACGGACTCTTCCGAACCGGAGCCGGAAATACCGACGCCGGATGCGCAGATATCCGCTGCGGCGGAAAAGACTTTTACATCGCCGGATGCGCAGATAGCGGAAACGACGGAAACCATTGGGCAATTTCACAGCGGAATACCAATACAGGAAGAAGCGCCGATTCAGGAATCCCCTGCCCCGACTTTGCCGGAAGGTGCAGCGGATTCCATACCGGAAATACCGGAGAGTGCCGCCCCCGCCGCTTCTCAAACGGATAGTATCCCGCAAGCAGTTTCCCATACGGAAACTGAGGAACCGGAAATGCCGCTTGTCTTTGTAAACGGCGTGCCGCTGCCGAACGGCCGCTCGGAAATACTCGACACTATGGTCGTTATCGATTCGGAAAAACCGGAAGCTGCGGCCGAAGAAACATCCGCTCATTCGGCGTCCGACCCATCCGTGCGGGACAATGCAGACACAGGTATTGCTATCGAAACGCAGGAAACCGATAGCACCATCGATATGGCGGATGCACAGATTGGAGAGGATATCGCCGTGAGCGGCTTCGATGTCCAAGATGAAGAAGATATCGAAGACAGTGAAGCGGAAACAGATATCGGCGCTGAAGCGGCGGTAGTATCGGATGAAAATACTATAGAAGCGGATCTTGCCATTGAGGATTTCGATGCACGGAGCGGAGAAAAAGCCGAAAGCGGTGAAGCGGCAATGGAAGCGGATGAGGAATTAGAACCGGGTGCCGATGGCGGCAAAACGGAAGCAGATACCGATAGCAGCGAATCGGAAGCGGATAGGGAATTAGACTCGAATGCCGATGAAGTATTTTTGGAAACCATCGACCAAACCGTACCGGTTATCCCGGCAAAACCGGTTCCGCCTCCGCAACCGCGTAAGAAATACGCCATTCCGTTTGACCTTTTAACGAATTATCCTGACGGTGAATACTGGGTTGTCGACGATGCGACAAGGCGATCCGCGCTGATGTTGAAATCTACCTTTAATGAATTTAAAATCGACGTATCCATTACCGGTATCCGCAAAGGACCCGTTGTAACGATGTTTGAAATGCTGCCGTCGCCGGGTATTAAACTTTCAAAGATTACCAATCTGCAGGATAATATCGCGTTGCGGCTTGCAGCCTCCAGCGTCCGTATCGTAGCGCCCATACCGGGCAAGCATGCAGTCGGTATCGAAGTTCCCAATAAAAAGCGTTCGATTGTCAGCTTTCGGGAGCTGATAGAAACGGACTTACCGGAAGCGGCTAAAATGGCTATTCCCGTTGCGCTTGGAAAAGACGTAACGGGGAACCCGCAAGTTTTTGATCTCGCACAAACACCTCACCTGCTCATTGCCGGTGCAACCGGTTCGGGTAAATCGGTTTGTGTTAATTCGATTATACTGTCGATTCTCTATAACCGCCGACCCGACGAGGTAAAGCTGATTTTAGTCGACCCGAAAATCGTTGAGCTAAAATTGTACAATGACATCGCTCACCTTTTAACACCCGTCATTACCGAACCTAAGCGGGCGTTCCAAGCGCTGCAATACGCACTGTGCGAAATGGAGCGGCGGTATGCTTTGCTCGACAATATGGGTGTACGCGATATCAAGACCTTTAATGCTAAAATAAAATCGGAGCGGATTGCGACGGAAGCGCTGCCTTATATCGTCATCATCATCGATGAATTTGCAGATCTTATGGCCACGTCGGGCAAAGAACTGGAAGCGACGGTCGCACGGTTGTGCGCAATGAGCCGCGCCGTAGGTATTCATCTGGTACTTGCAACGCAGCGGCCGTCCATCGATGTTATCACCGGTTTGATTAAGGCCAACATCCCAAGCCGAATTGCATTTATGGTTGCTTCAAAAACCGATAGCAGAATCATATTGGACGAGATGGGTGCGGAAAAACTGCTCGGCAAGGGGGATATGCTGTATGTAAGCGCGGCTCGTCCCTTCCCTACCCGTATTCAGGGAGCCTTTGTCTCCGAACAGGAAGTAGAGCGTGTCGTTGCCTGCGTAAAAGAATACTGTGAGCCCGAATACATCGATGAAGAAATTTTTGTCGATGATGATGACGAGCCGTATGACAATGCCGTATTCTCCGATGATAACGATCCGCTTTATGAGCAAGCGTTGGAAATTGTTACCTTTGCAGGAAAAGCCTCCGCTTCTTATGTGCAGCGCAAACTGAAAATAGGCTACAACCGCGCAGCCCGCCTTATCGAAGAGATGGAAGCCCGCGGCATCGTCGGCCCCGCAAACGGTTCAAAAGCCCGCGAAGTTATCAGACACGTGTAG
- a CDS encoding flagellar assembly lytic transglycosylase → MRSCLRLFPFRFSLLCLFLFAGSTAACAADRDAALLKDLKAGNYDFFLKADNAAYRSIKMMGHSSAYYVGLHLKHAGYEQAARFYFALGKRLYESPLNRLCREELYETGTPAERLQSVEERLQELSKTTGAAGQSESVQSEKDRLNRLKVRLLLQTGAYGEIEQSPETLYLTGSMTAELAKAFPQFGKNMPPFLYKLAEARILTFEKRYTEAWVSVQDAFGMEHTVAELAYPELLSDIGRAGVYGAENAADAASFFEDFAMQVRSAAAEGQLSRADAQRCLFYSLFYEARCRVKLGGTEQHERALTLFSRAAEQASTDSGLDSALWYYLDTMRMRSLPRYLKALADTAERWKNPTWYADLVQSLRARLTAAKDWKNLETLYDVLAKTDLPEQRAAVAYTLACAGSLPQERTARLLQEAAGESHDALYYRILAAYRLGGAQLLEDTFQLRSKNAQTQPIGQAQPGNMQSRQNGQAQAGGVQAQSGMHADSSQAQSGGFSTQEARTYIDGLLHFGLYDMVYPRIAAVYPSIPAEEAVAVARTLAGEGRYADSIRLIAFSLKNQEDTATTEQLELLYPRPWKETVSKYAAEYRLPEYLLYALIRSESFFQHRVISGAGAVGLTQLMPATASDIARKLKVTDYSLTDPEINIRFGAYYLAEMIRRSDNRIMPACFAYNAGISRVRGWQKKAHGLSDDLFLESLEYAETRDYGRKILSAAAVYGVLYYSEKPEDIVLLFFPNALRSTE, encoded by the coding sequence ATGCGTTCTTGCTTGCGCCTTTTTCCGTTCCGTTTTTCTCTTCTTTGTCTATTCCTCTTTGCCGGTTCTACCGCTGCCTGTGCAGCCGATAGAGATGCTGCTTTGTTAAAAGATTTAAAAGCAGGAAACTACGATTTCTTTTTAAAGGCCGACAACGCAGCCTACCGCAGCATCAAAATGATGGGACACAGCAGCGCCTACTATGTCGGTCTTCATCTAAAACATGCAGGATACGAACAAGCCGCCCGTTTTTACTTTGCACTCGGCAAAAGGCTGTATGAATCGCCGCTGAACCGCTTGTGCCGCGAAGAATTATACGAAACGGGCACTCCTGCCGAGCGTTTGCAGTCGGTAGAAGAACGCTTGCAGGAACTTTCCAAAACAACCGGCGCCGCAGGGCAGAGCGAATCCGTACAGTCAGAAAAAGACCGTTTAAACCGCTTGAAAGTCCGGCTCCTTTTGCAAACGGGCGCTTACGGCGAAATTGAACAATCGCCTGAAACGCTCTATCTTACCGGCTCGATGACGGCGGAACTCGCGAAAGCCTTCCCGCAGTTCGGGAAGAACATGCCGCCGTTTTTGTATAAACTTGCCGAAGCCCGCATATTGACTTTTGAAAAACGCTACACGGAAGCGTGGGTATCGGTACAGGATGCATTCGGCATGGAGCATACGGTTGCGGAACTCGCCTATCCCGAACTGCTTTCCGACATCGGCAGGGCTGGCGTTTATGGAGCAGAAAACGCTGCCGATGCAGCCTCTTTTTTTGAAGATTTTGCAATGCAGGTACGGAGCGCCGCCGCCGAAGGGCAGCTTTCCCGTGCGGATGCGCAGCGTTGCCTTTTTTATAGCCTGTTCTATGAGGCCCGATGCAGGGTAAAACTCGGCGGGACAGAACAGCACGAGCGTGCCTTAACGCTTTTTTCGCGGGCGGCGGAGCAAGCAAGCACCGACTCCGGCCTTGATTCCGCTCTGTGGTATTATTTGGATACCATGCGGATGCGGAGCCTACCCCGTTACCTTAAAGCGCTTGCGGATACGGCAGAGCGCTGGAAAAACCCTACATGGTATGCCGATTTGGTACAATCGCTGCGGGCACGGCTGACTGCGGCTAAAGATTGGAAAAACTTGGAAACGCTCTATGATGTGTTGGCAAAAACAGATCTGCCGGAGCAGCGGGCTGCCGTTGCTTATACGCTTGCCTGCGCCGGTTCGCTTCCGCAAGAGCGGACAGCTCGTTTACTGCAAGAAGCCGCCGGTGAATCGCACGATGCGCTGTATTACCGGATCTTGGCAGCGTACCGGCTCGGCGGCGCTCAGCTGTTGGAAGACACCTTCCAGCTCCGCAGCAAAAACGCTCAAACACAGCCGATCGGGCAGGCACAGCCCGGGAATATGCAAAGCAGGCAGAATGGACAGGCGCAAGCCGGCGGCGTTCAAGCTCAGTCCGGTATGCACGCCGACAGCAGTCAAGCGCAATCAGGCGGATTTTCCACCCAAGAGGCGCGGACTTATATCGACGGCTTGCTTCATTTCGGTTTATACGATATGGTCTATCCCCGCATTGCCGCCGTGTATCCGTCAATTCCCGCCGAAGAAGCGGTAGCCGTTGCCCGTACGTTAGCCGGTGAAGGCCGTTACGCCGATTCAATCCGGTTAATAGCTTTCTCCTTAAAAAATCAGGAAGATACGGCAACTACGGAGCAGCTTGAGCTCTTGTATCCCCGGCCGTGGAAGGAAACCGTTTCCAAGTATGCCGCCGAATACCGGCTGCCGGAATATCTGCTCTATGCATTAATAAGAAGCGAAAGCTTTTTTCAGCATCGGGTTATATCGGGAGCGGGAGCCGTCGGCCTTACTCAGTTAATGCCCGCTACGGCTTCGGACATTGCACGAAAATTAAAAGTTACGGATTACAGCCTGACGGATCCCGAAATAAATATCAGATTCGGCGCATATTATCTTGCGGAAATGATCCGCCGATCCGATAACCGTATTATGCCTGCCTGCTTTGCATACAATGCGGGTATATCGCGAGTCCGCGGGTGGCAAAAAAAAGCGCACGGCCTTTCAGACGACCTCTTTTTGGAGAGTTTGGAATATGCCGAAACGCGGGATTACGGACGCAAAATACTGTCCGCCGCAGCGGTATACGGGGTACTTTATTATTCCGAAAAGCCGGAAGATATTGTACTGCTGTTTTTCCCGAATGCGCTGCGCAGCACTGAATAG
- a CDS encoding YoaK family protein, producing the protein MDTVQIQEEKLHDNIVIGVCLSLVGGFLDAYSYLLKGRVFANAQTGNVVLLFISAANRELHKSLKYILPIATFALGIFISEFVKNKHYVKNSTRIVIVLIFEVLTIAAIGLTGTYFGHDVINAVISFIAALQVANFDKVDGNPIATTMITGNLKSSMINLAKYRAVKDVKYLHSFFKYLLIIASFGIGVAVGFITIQYYAERSILLCEVFIITAFIMLQREEKLA; encoded by the coding sequence GTGGATACAGTACAAATACAAGAAGAAAAACTGCATGACAATATCGTAATCGGCGTATGCCTCTCATTAGTGGGAGGCTTTTTGGACGCTTACTCTTATTTGTTAAAGGGTAGGGTATTTGCAAACGCACAAACCGGTAATGTTGTGCTGTTGTTTATCTCGGCCGCTAATAGGGAACTGCATAAATCCCTTAAATATATTTTACCGATTGCTACGTTTGCGCTCGGCATATTTATTTCAGAGTTTGTTAAGAACAAGCATTATGTTAAAAACTCTACTCGGATAGTTATAGTATTGATATTTGAAGTATTGACCATCGCTGCAATCGGATTAACCGGCACGTATTTTGGGCATGATGTTATTAATGCCGTTATCTCTTTTATTGCAGCGCTGCAAGTAGCCAACTTCGATAAAGTCGACGGTAATCCGATTGCGACAACCATGATTACCGGTAACTTAAAAAGCAGTATGATAAACCTCGCAAAGTATCGTGCAGTAAAAGACGTAAAATACCTGCATTCGTTTTTTAAGTATCTGCTTATCATTGCAAGTTTCGGTATCGGTGTTGCCGTCGGATTTATTACAATACAATACTATGCGGAAAGATCGATATTGCTATGCGAAGTATTTATTATTACTGCATTTATAATGCTTCAAAGAGAAGAAAAACTTGCATAG
- a CDS encoding Hsp70 family protein, translating to MAAKIGIKLADGSFLPIMDDDFSASETLELTTVRDDQRSVQINLFKKEDDTSDPLYIGSLIVEDIQEKAAGEPTIELKLALDEDKNLSAEAVDKDSGSHQTLRVSLETFADQAFDDVDFDLSSETADADIDLSTTPTDTDDNSDAHHEFSASTFYTDEDDEEGHPPKRGMPIWLLILLILLGIAALVLGILLLTKKNLAEATGPGTIQPDIATVIPSQRVPVQEPASSQPEPSLPADTPVTEPPAPRPAAPNPPAPAEPPAPQQPIQQKTPAPQEPAKQEQPVKPAAPAVKEPAASAPAQKAVRYKIRWGDTLWDLSETYYRNPWLYTKIATHNKLKNPDLIISGTYIEIPPQ from the coding sequence ATGGCAGCTAAAATAGGCATAAAACTCGCGGACGGATCGTTCCTTCCCATTATGGACGACGATTTCTCCGCCTCTGAAACGCTTGAATTAACTACGGTACGCGATGATCAGCGGAGCGTACAAATTAATTTATTCAAAAAAGAAGATGATACTTCAGATCCCCTATATATAGGTTCACTCATTGTTGAAGATATTCAGGAGAAGGCAGCGGGGGAACCGACAATAGAATTGAAGTTGGCACTTGACGAAGACAAAAATCTTTCCGCCGAAGCTGTTGATAAAGATTCAGGTTCTCATCAGACACTGCGCGTATCGTTGGAAACGTTTGCAGATCAAGCATTCGACGATGTCGATTTTGATTTAAGTTCGGAAACTGCAGACGCCGATATTGATCTTTCTACAACGCCTACGGACACCGATGATAACTCCGACGCCCATCATGAGTTTTCAGCTTCAACTTTTTATACGGATGAAGACGATGAAGAAGGACATCCGCCGAAACGCGGAATGCCTATTTGGCTTTTAATTCTGCTTATTCTGCTGGGTATCGCCGCGTTAGTGCTCGGTATTTTGTTGCTGACTAAAAAGAATCTTGCCGAAGCAACCGGACCCGGCACTATCCAACCGGACATCGCTACGGTCATCCCGTCGCAAAGAGTACCGGTGCAAGAGCCGGCCTCATCCCAACCGGAACCTTCGTTACCGGCGGATACACCGGTAACCGAACCGCCTGCCCCTCGACCGGCTGCACCTAATCCTCCGGCTCCGGCAGAACCGCCGGCTCCGCAACAGCCTATTCAACAAAAAACTCCGGCGCCCCAAGAGCCTGCAAAACAGGAACAACCCGTTAAGCCGGCAGCACCTGCGGTAAAAGAACCGGCCGCTTCCGCCCCTGCACAAAAGGCAGTCCGCTATAAGATCCGTTGGGGTGATACGCTTTGGGATTTATCGGAAACCTATTACCGCAATCCATGGCTATACACCAAGATTGCAACGCATAACAAACTTAAAAATCCTGATTTAATCATTTCGGGAACCTATATTGAAATTCCTCCGCAGTAA